In a single window of the Equus quagga isolate Etosha38 chromosome 7, UCLA_HA_Equagga_1.0, whole genome shotgun sequence genome:
- the SAP30L gene encoding histone deacetylase complex subunit SAP30L, giving the protein MNGFSTEEDSREGPPTAPAAAPGYGQSCCLIEDGERCVRPAGNASFSKRVQKSISQKKLKLDIDKSVRHLYICDFHKNFIQSVRNKRKRKTSDDGGDSPEHDTDIPEVDLFQLQVNTLRRYKRHYKLQTRPGFNKAQLAETVSRHFRNIPVNEKETLAYFIYMVKSNKSRLDQKAEGGKQLE; this is encoded by the exons ATGAACGGCTTTAGCACGGAGGAGGACAGCCGCGAAGGGCCCCCcaccgcccccgccgccgccccgggCTACGGCCAGAGCTGCTGCCTCATCGAGGACGGCGAGCGCTGCGTCCGGCCCGCGGGCAACGCCTCCTTCAGCAAGAGAGTCCAGAAGAGCATCTCTCAGAAGAAACTCAAGCTGGACATCGACAAGAGC GTAAGGCACCTGTATATCTGCGATTTCCACAAAAATTTCATCCAGAGTGTACgaaataaaaggaagaggaagacaagTGACGATGGTGGAGACTCTCCTGAGCATGACACTGACATTCCTGAG gTTGATCTGTTCCAGCTCCAGGTGAACACTCTACGACGTTATAAACGACACTACAAGTTGCAGACCAGACCAGGCTTCAATAAGGCCCAGTTAGCAGAA ACTGTCAGCCGACACTTCAGGAACATACCTGTGAATGAAAAAGAGACCCTGGCCTACTTCATCTACATGGTGAAGAGTAACAAGAGTAGACTGGACCAGAAAGCGGAGGGCGGCAAGCAGCTGGAGTGA